The proteins below come from a single Peromyscus leucopus breed LL Stock chromosome 13, UCI_PerLeu_2.1, whole genome shotgun sequence genomic window:
- the Rufy4 gene encoding RUN and FYVE domain-containing protein 4 isoform X3: MMALDYYPPASSSVVLAHRPAHHNGSQTLIPSLQKESGQLNPEDHRESRRFQVSMAEEGAILKITRNLKDAVSAILQGYGDGQGPVTDTSAELHRLCGCLELLLQFDQKEQRSFLGTRKDYWDFLCTALRRHRGHTEQTRFVCSQDKLKTSLGKGRAFIRLCLAHGQLAESMQLCLLSPDLTREWYGPRSPLLCPELQEDILDSLYALNGVAFNLDLQRPDLDEAWPMFSESRCSNPRQTQERRPRKPRGCPKEVSCSRGEQLQGPDARGTSCLQDGEDHLPGLPTPLQHGHLPTFLEQKKGDPRSLSCPQSIWETEGEGFELDQKEGGPKNRKSLENSAASSQPQREGAKEAQREVTGEEDEGKGSLSVTEGQRTTEGTQEKAADGDHDQGLLTPSLQGRVKDTALGNRQGWDQPSVLGQPWILQSPGGKNGSPTEKPQEWTRVTSVSRLEDQAEVSMQEVAKDPTYGLRLAKEQAQRQEQLLRAQEEELQALQEQLVRCQAERAHLQVMLEQTQQEAERRDAMREKELEGQRDLVQAMKRRVLELIQTVTEHVKKLQT, from the exons ATGATGGCCTTGGATTATTATCCTCCCGCCTCAAGCTCGGTAGTGCTGGCTCACAGACCTGCCCACCACAACGGCTCACAG ACTCTCATCCCATCTCTACAGAAGGAAAGTGGGCAGCTGAACCCAGAGGATCACAGGGAATCACGTCGCTTCCAAGTCTCCATGGCAGAAGAGGGGGCCATCCTAAAGATCACCAGGAACCTGAAAG ACGCTGTCTCTGCCATCCTCCAAGGATATGGGGATGGGCAGGGGCCCGTAACAGACACCAGCGCTGAGCTACATAGACTCTGTGGCTGTTTGGAGTTGCTGCTGCAG TTTGACCAGAAGGAGCAGAGGAGCTTCCTGGGGACTCGGAAAGATTACTGGGATTTCCTATGCACAGCCCTGCGACGGCATCGGGGACACACGGAGCAGACCAGATTCGTATGCTCCCAGGACAAG CTGAAGACCTCTCTAGGAAAGGGTCGCGCCTTTATCCGACTCTGCCTCGCCCACGGACAGCTGGCCGAGTCCATGCAGCTGTGCCTCCTGAGCCCAGATCTCACTCG GGAATGGTATGGCCCCCGGAGCCCCCTGCTGTGCCCCGAGCTCCAGGAAGACATTTTGGACTCTCTCTATGCCCTCAATGGAGTTGCCTTCAACCTGGACCTGCAGCGGCCAGACCTGGATGAAGCCTGGCCCATGTTCTCAGA GTCCCGCTGCTCCAATCCCAGACAGACCCAGGAAAGAAGACCCAGAAAGCCCAGAGGTTGCCCAAAGGAG GTGAGCTGCTCCAGAGGAGAGCAACTACAGGGACCAGACGCCCGTGGAACCAGCTGTCTGCAAGATGGAGAAGACCACCTACCTGGCCTCCCTACCCCCTTGCAGCATGGCCATCTTCCCACCTTTTTAGAACAGAAGAAAGGGGATCCCAGGAGCCTCAGCTGTCCCCAGAGCATTTGGGAAACagaaggggagggatttgagCTAGACCAGAAGGAGGGAGGCCCAAAGAATAGGAAATCCCTGGAGAattcagcagccagcagccagccacagagggAGGGTGCTAAGGAGGCTCAAAGGGAGGTGACAGGAGAGGAAGATGAAGGCAAAGGAAGTCTGTCAGTGacggaaggtcagagaacaacagaGGGGACCCAGGAAAAGGCAGCAGATGGGGACCATGACCAAGGGCTGCTGACCCCCAGCCTTCAAGGAAGGGTAAAAGACACAGCATTAGGGAACAGGCAGGGGTGGGATCAGCCTAGTGTTCTAGGGCAGCCCTGGATCCTGCAGAGCCCGGGAGGAAAGAACGGCTCCCCCACAGAGAAGCCACAAGAGTGGACAAGAGTGACCAGTGTGAGCAGGCTGGAGGATCAAGCGGAAGTATCCATGCAGGAGGTGGCCAAG GACCCCACGTATGGGCTCCGGCTGGCAAAGGAACAGGCCCAGCGCCAGGAGCAGCTGCTGCGGGCACAGGAAGAAGAGCTGCAGGCGCTCCAGGAGCAGCTCGTCAG GTGTCAGGCGGAAAGAGCCCATTTGCAAGTGATGCTGGAGCAGACGCAGCAGGAAGCCGAGAGGAGGGACGCCATGCGTGAGAAGGAGCTCGAAGGGCAGAGGGACCTGGTCCAGGCCATGAAAAGGAGGGTGTTGGAACTGATCCA GACGGTTACTGAGCACGTGAAGAAGTTGCAAACCTGA
- the Rufy4 gene encoding RUN and FYVE domain-containing protein 4 isoform X5, protein MPDQLEGATHSSSVPLIFLYCFSLARVGPALSRLGLSHPPGRKGCAEPTVTRDITQAAEPCCPHPNQTLIPSLQKESGQLNPEDHRESRRFQVSMAEEGAILKITRNLKDAVSAILQGYGDGQGPVTDTSAELHRLCGCLELLLQFDQKEQRSFLGTRKDYWDFLCTALRRHRGHTEQTRFVCSQDKLKTSLGKGRAFIRLCLAHGQLAESMQLCLLSPDLTREWYGPRSPLLCPELQEDILDSLYALNGVAFNLDLQRPDLDEAWPMFSESRCSNPRQTQERRPRKPRGCPKEVSCSRGEQLQGPDARGTSCLQDGEDHLPGLPTPLQHGHLPTFLEQKKGDPRSLSCPQSIWETEGEGFELDQKEGGPKNRKSLENSAASSQPQREGAKEAQREVTGEEDEGKGSLSVTEGQRTTEGTQEKAADGDHDQGLLTPSLQGRVKDTALGNRQGWDQPSVLGQPWILQSPGGKNGSPTEKPQEWTRVTSVSRLEDQAEVSMQEVAKDPTYGLRLAKEQAQRQEQLLRAQEEELQALQEQLVRCQAERAHLQVMLEQTQQEAERRDAMREKELEGQRDLVQAMKRRVLELIHEKDHQWQRLQQLSSVAPGHCVGCNKVFRRLSRRYPCRLCGSSVCHACSVDYKKREQCCPACAQREEIQVT, encoded by the exons ATGCCAGATCAGCTTGAGGGAGCCACGCATTCTTCCTCGGTGCCCTTGATCTTTCTCTACTGCTTCTCCCTGGCCAGGGTTGGTCCAGCCCTCTCCAGGCTGGGCCTGAGTCACCCTCCAGGCAGGAAGGGCTGTGCAGAGCCCACAGTCACAAGGGACATAACTCAGGCTGCAGAACCCTGCTGCCCACACCCCAACCAG ACTCTCATCCCATCTCTACAGAAGGAAAGTGGGCAGCTGAACCCAGAGGATCACAGGGAATCACGTCGCTTCCAAGTCTCCATGGCAGAAGAGGGGGCCATCCTAAAGATCACCAGGAACCTGAAAG ACGCTGTCTCTGCCATCCTCCAAGGATATGGGGATGGGCAGGGGCCCGTAACAGACACCAGCGCTGAGCTACATAGACTCTGTGGCTGTTTGGAGTTGCTGCTGCAG TTTGACCAGAAGGAGCAGAGGAGCTTCCTGGGGACTCGGAAAGATTACTGGGATTTCCTATGCACAGCCCTGCGACGGCATCGGGGACACACGGAGCAGACCAGATTCGTATGCTCCCAGGACAAG CTGAAGACCTCTCTAGGAAAGGGTCGCGCCTTTATCCGACTCTGCCTCGCCCACGGACAGCTGGCCGAGTCCATGCAGCTGTGCCTCCTGAGCCCAGATCTCACTCG GGAATGGTATGGCCCCCGGAGCCCCCTGCTGTGCCCCGAGCTCCAGGAAGACATTTTGGACTCTCTCTATGCCCTCAATGGAGTTGCCTTCAACCTGGACCTGCAGCGGCCAGACCTGGATGAAGCCTGGCCCATGTTCTCAGA GTCCCGCTGCTCCAATCCCAGACAGACCCAGGAAAGAAGACCCAGAAAGCCCAGAGGTTGCCCAAAGGAG GTGAGCTGCTCCAGAGGAGAGCAACTACAGGGACCAGACGCCCGTGGAACCAGCTGTCTGCAAGATGGAGAAGACCACCTACCTGGCCTCCCTACCCCCTTGCAGCATGGCCATCTTCCCACCTTTTTAGAACAGAAGAAAGGGGATCCCAGGAGCCTCAGCTGTCCCCAGAGCATTTGGGAAACagaaggggagggatttgagCTAGACCAGAAGGAGGGAGGCCCAAAGAATAGGAAATCCCTGGAGAattcagcagccagcagccagccacagagggAGGGTGCTAAGGAGGCTCAAAGGGAGGTGACAGGAGAGGAAGATGAAGGCAAAGGAAGTCTGTCAGTGacggaaggtcagagaacaacagaGGGGACCCAGGAAAAGGCAGCAGATGGGGACCATGACCAAGGGCTGCTGACCCCCAGCCTTCAAGGAAGGGTAAAAGACACAGCATTAGGGAACAGGCAGGGGTGGGATCAGCCTAGTGTTCTAGGGCAGCCCTGGATCCTGCAGAGCCCGGGAGGAAAGAACGGCTCCCCCACAGAGAAGCCACAAGAGTGGACAAGAGTGACCAGTGTGAGCAGGCTGGAGGATCAAGCGGAAGTATCCATGCAGGAGGTGGCCAAG GACCCCACGTATGGGCTCCGGCTGGCAAAGGAACAGGCCCAGCGCCAGGAGCAGCTGCTGCGGGCACAGGAAGAAGAGCTGCAGGCGCTCCAGGAGCAGCTCGTCAG GTGTCAGGCGGAAAGAGCCCATTTGCAAGTGATGCTGGAGCAGACGCAGCAGGAAGCCGAGAGGAGGGACGCCATGCGTGAGAAGGAGCTCGAAGGGCAGAGGGACCTGGTCCAGGCCATGAAAAGGAGGGTGTTGGAACTGATCCA CGAGAAGGACCACCAGTGGCAGAGGCTCCAACAGCTGTCTTCCGTGGCCCCTGGACACTGCGTGGGCTGCAACAAGGTCTTCAGGCGTCTGTCTCGGCGGTATCCTTGCAG gctCTGCGGAAGCTCTGTTTGCCATGCCTGCTCTGTAGACTACAAGAAGAGAGAACAGTGCTGCCCAGCCTGTGCCCAGCGGGAGGAAATCCAGGTCACCTGA